The DNA region TGGGGACCAAGACATGGGGGTCTGAAAGCACAGCAGGTTTTAAATGGCTTTGCATTCTCCTaccatgtttatttaaaaagccaGAATATATTATGGATGCATTCAAAGTGGCTTAAGAAACCCACATGCTGTGAACACTTGAGAATAAATCTGTCTTTTTTTCACTTAGATTTGCCCAGTGTGCTGAGAGTAGAACACGGGGCACCCAGAAAGGGTCTAGGTATGTGATAGAACTGTGAAGTCATGAGAAAAAGCTGTCTGCTCTCCATGTAGGATGAGAGCAGAGAGAGCATCAGTATCAGTTCTACCACTCACTCCTGGCCTGCACCTTACTTCTCCTCCTTGGTCTTCATTTCTCTACCTGTAAAAAGGAGCCAGTAATACCAATTTTCATAGATATCAAACAGGATAGTGTCTGTAAAGGAGTAATTATGGTATTTTGCACATGGTGGTCACTGTTTTTGTTAGTTGTTGTTATTACCATAGAAGGCTCACCAACCACTGTTGCAGACTGGGGGATGATTCGGCAGTTCTTTAAGTAATCACCCCTTTCCTCCAGTCTGGGGGAATCATTTAGTAATTCTTTAAGCTTAGTTATGATGCTGTGTGTTGAAATAGATTAGCTCCATCTCTTAATCTGCAACACGGGTTATGATTTCGTTCGGAAGACAGTCCTACTCACCCTAACTCAAGGGtatcttttctgtttaaaaaactataatcatattattatttgacattttttttggtagtgaggaTTGTACCCAGCAGTGCTTAACAACTGACTACAcacccagacctttttattttttattttgagatagagtcttgtaagttgctcaggaccttgctaagttgctaaggctgtctttgaacttgtgatcctcctgcttcagccggccaagttgctgggattacaggtgtgtgctaccatttctggctttatttgacattttaaaatagtttatttttttattatttttacattgtgtgtgtgtgtgtgtgtgtgtgtgtgtgtgtgcatgcctgcGCATGCTAAAGTGCAAAAGCATTAAGTAATACTTCATGAAGTTCAGAGTGTCCACTGGGGATGATGGGCATCTAATAGATGTTTGCAGATTATTTGTTGATGATTGtgataaatgacaaaataaatgatACAGCAGATTTGCAATATTGTTAATCAAGTCACAGAGTGAATTAGAAAAGAGGGAGATTAATTTGAAGAGAGGGCTTTCTATGGAATATGAGATACACCCAACTGCAAACAAGGGAAAAGATGCAAATATATTAGCAGTTCAGTGAAGAGAATACCAATATTGTGGTGAGCTTCATTACAGAGCAGACTAGCACTGAacgataaaataataaaaacattacacTTGAAAAGATTCCTTAATGtcacctgcctcagcccctttattttacagatgataaaactgGGTTCAGGAAGTAAGCTGAGTTTGGAAGGATGGGAGAAAGGACCGAGTACTCAAATTCCCTCAGGGCCGGGATAGGACATGTTCACGTTCTTCTGATTTGAAGTGTGGCGTTCTTTCTATCATTCCAGGAACCAGGGAAAGTTAATATGGCATGGATGTTGATCTACAAGTATCATTTTTGTGTAATTTTGTTATTATCCTGTTTTTACTCCATCCATCTTTAGATTCTGCATCATGAATCTCTTTTCTGACCTTGTACTTGACCAGAATGCTGTCACAGCCCAGGCTGTGTAATCCACCTACTGAGTTACCAAAGTGGGAATTTTAGGGTTTCTCTATTATCTCCTCTCCTCATGAGGAAAAAGTAAATATGATGTGATAAAACAGGAATAGCATGAAGGTAAACATGAGGGAGTATTGATGAGAGTGATAGTATTGCATTCAGGAGTAAAGacataaggaaaacaaaggtcATGAGAAATTGCTTGAAATTTGGGAATTCCATGAGCAGGAGTAATAAACTATGAGGGAGAAATCAGAGTTCATTTCCATGCCTTTTCCCCTCCATCATCATATTATTCCAGAGAATTCCTACTCCTCCAGTGATCTTttgattcctaattttttttttgcctactcTCTTTTTTAAACCTGGAAATTTTAGGGAGTCTGGGAGTTAGAAGCAGTGGCTTGTTTTTGCAGCTATAGTTGAATGGAAAAAGGGTTTTGGCATTGCTCAGGCGTATTTTTTCCTTACAAGTTGAAACTCATGTAGTCAGTGATTCCCTacaaagcttgatttttttttgttactttccTTTATCAGGTAATGCTTGAGAcagttctgctctctgagacaaTGGATGGAGCCAACCTCTCTGTGGTGTCTGAGTTTGTGTTCCTGGGATTTTCCAACTCATGGGAGATCCAGCTtctacttttcctcttttcttttgtgttctaCTTGGCAAGTTTAATGGGAAACTTCCTCATTTTGTTCTCTGTGACTTCTGACTCGAACCTACACTCCCCCATGTACATTCTGCTGGCCAAGCTCTCGTTTCTTGACCTGGGAGGTTGCTCTACTGTGGCCCCCAAAATGATGTATGAcatttttagaaaacacaaaGCAATCTCTTTTGGGGGTTGCATAGCTCAAATCTTCTTTATTCATGCTATTGGGGGCACAGAAATGGTGCTGCTCATAGCCATGGCCTTTGATAGATATGTGGCCATATGTAAGCCTCTGCACTACCTGACCATCATGAGCCCACGGATGTGCATTATCATTTTGGTTGTTGCCTGGATCCTTGGCCTCATCCACTCAGTGGCCCAGTTGGCTTTTGTTGTAGACCTGCCCTTCTGTGGCCCGAATGTACTGGACAGCTTTTACTGTGATCTGCCTCAGCTCATTAGACTTGCTTGCACAAAGACAGATAGTCTGGAGTTCATGGTCACAGCCAACAGCGGATTcatctctgtgggatccttcttCATACTGATCATTTCTTACATCTTCATTCTGGTTACTGTTCGAAAACACTCCTCAGGTGGTTTATCCAAGGCCCTCTCCACTTTATCAGCTCATGTCACTGTGGTAATTTTATTCTTTGGGCCATTGATCTTCTTCTACACCTGGCCTTTCCCTTCATCACATGTGGACAAATTTCTTGCTATCTTAGATGCAGTTCTCACTCCTTTTCTAAATCCAATGATCTATACATTTAGGAACAAGGAGATGAAGGCAGCAATGAGGAAACTTTTCTATCAGCTTGTGGGTTACAGGAAGATGTCCTAAACACTCTAAACCAAAATGCAACTCTACACTCAAcgaaaatgggaaaaataaagtcattgaaaATTTTGATCTCTCTTAATGTAGTGCACTAGGTTACATTTAGGTATGTTACCTTGCTCTTGTGTATCTCTAGTACTCTCACCAAGTAAGGAGACGGGGATCTAGCAGTGGAGCTTCCTGTGTTTCAGGCCCTGCACTGGGTGATTAATATAAGTAATTTAATATTCATGATAACTACACAGTGAGTATTTttactttgataatttttaaacataactaAGAGATGCTTTCTGCTCATTCTCTTTGTAATTACAATGTAAAATGTTTCAAACCAAAGCCGATTTTTACCTTTAATCCACTACTTCCAATATTCTTTATACCTCCAAAGGTGCCAAGCGGTGAGTTTAATTTTTTAGAGTTGGAAATTAGTGTATTTCTCCTTTTCACTGTATGCTTTCCCTGTTTTGAATTTGTTAATATTCTTTATCCGAACTAGCCAGCAAATTGCCATAATAACtaaatgcttgttttttttttcccttccctcccttctttagTATCTGCCTTCCTACCTCATCCTTTGGACACTTAGAAAACTTGTGGTTATATAATGGAGATTTTAGAATTTGGGATCTAATTCTAAAAATTAGATCAAATGGGATCATTTGTTTCAtcctatttattttatagatgataatACTCAGGAACAGAGATGTCACATGATAAATCTAAGTTTATCATGAAAATCAGTTCTCCTTACTTTTagattaaaaacattgaaaatatatcTAAGCCTACTTGTTGATTTGAATTCCTAAGGCTTCTGCTAACAGACTGCTCCTCTGATTTCTattgtctttctgtttctgactCCAAGCAGAAATGTCACAAATGAATCCAAGGCTCTTTTCATTGGCATCAGCTTCATATGATGTCATTTCCAAATTCTCCTTTTTTACAGTCTAATAATAAATTTCTTGGACTAAGTCCTGGTTATTTTGTaactgcatgtatgtatgtgtatatatatggcTTATCCATGGCTTTTTAATGTCACTTACAAAAACCCTCCAAAATCAAACAGTATTCCTCTGTTCATATGCTTTTCTACTGAATGAATTCTCTAAAGGTCATTCAATATTACTTTTTCATTGTTACAAAGGTCTGTCAGTTTCTGATATAAGGTTCAAAAATTTGGGGTATGTATGTTACTACATGTTTTTGTATGCTCCTGTTAGTGGATCATGGTTTCCATGACTGAACAGCTGGGACACATTAGAAATTTTGGGCCCTAAAAATAGTATAaggacagagaaaatatttatgatttattaacaaaataatttgattatttataaatatatatgatattatgttaatatcaatttattttaaggaatctagaaaaatattgcatttatATCCATATCTCTgaagttttcctatttttttttttttgctactgggattgaacccagggatgttttaccaccaagccacatccccaaccccttttattttttaattttgagacaggatctcactaagttgcttagtaagggccttgaacttacaattctcctgcctcggcctcccaaatgCTTGGGATTGCAGGTGTATCCCACCATGCCCGATAAGGTTTGTTGATTTTTCATAGGTCCTTATGatgaattcatttcttaaaatattggcAGGTCTTAGACTTTTTTTAGGAAgttaatttattctttcatttttacttttattcttatttaatttatttttttaaaaaccctttttATTGTGATCATAAAATCTCACAAGTAGCATTACAGGGCATTGAGTTGAAGGAGAGAAACCACTGGGGTAACCTTTGTGCTTTGTGGAGACACTTTGAATGGCTCCACCTCTACACTTTGACTCAATAATTGAACTTTTAGCATTTGATCAAAGGtaagtaatataataaataaaatgtgttatttattacATCATCATCCATTACCATGCATAATTAGAAAAAAGTTCATCCATTAAGACAGAATGTTTAGTAATGTATAGCAAATTCCATTAGCTACACAAAATGAGCTGAGTGATTCTTAAAGCATGTTCTCAAATATTTCGAttttatcaataataaaatatgacaaaatgtaAAAGTAACTGAGCAATCTTTAACACACACATGCCTTTTACTAACAGTACTATTAGTTCTGATATTCCATACTAAATCGGGCTCTAAATGCATAAACTACtttactttgaaagaaaaataagaaaatatgtgtagtcttattttatttttgacttttaaaaattgttaattcacttataaattatatatgtattaggAAAAATACAAGCTTACATTTTAACTTAACCAGGCgagaaaaatttctttttggtAAAATTAGCCATTGGGTAAGGGTTGACTATGTATGACATTGTTCCTTTTCCCTTTTGGTAagctttgtttatttctttctcttgataATCTCATGATAGATCTTTTTGTATATCAGTGTAAAAGAAAGTTATGTGACTCTCTGATTTTATGTTTGGCAAATGGCAACTTAGATGTACaatctttccaaataaaattcagGTTAGTTTTTCTACTTGTCTTTAGCTGTTTCATTTACAAACCTAATTGAAGCCATCATAACTTTTTTCTCATCTATTTGTATCTTCACAACACATTGAAGCTCATTTGTTGTTCTCATTCAAatatcactaccaccaccaccactgccaaTATCAGCAGAACCACTACCAACATCGACATGACCACtaccaccatttattgaatactaATGATGTGGCAGGCAATATCCTAGGTTGCCTACACACATTAACTACTTTAATTCCAACAGCAGTCAGCcagataatatttcatttttattccacaGGTTAGATAACTAGTAGGCACAGAAATATTTAGCAAGTAGTTTAGGGACATGCAGCTGCTAAACAATAGAGCAAAGATCTAAATCTAGGTGGCTTCTGCTTCAGCATCCTGCTTTGAATCACCATATTTTATTACCTCCCAGGATGGTGGGTCCCTTCACGTAtggttctaaaatttaaatatttttctctttacttaacAGCCTAAATGGTAAAGATAAAATATACATCAACTCAATAcaatatgctatttgattttttttttttttgtaccaaagattgaaccaaggggcacttaaccactgagccacatcccaactctttttattttattttactttttaaaatatttattttttaggtgtacatggatacaacacaatgcctttatttatttatttttaatgtggtgctgagtatcgaacctaGGTCCCGAccatgctaggtgaacgctctaccactgagccacaatcccagccccattttgttttatttttgaagcaagatcttgctaagttccttaaggtctcactaaatttctgaagcTGACAGTGAACTTGTGAtgaccctgcctcagcctctcaagtcactgggattacaggcatgcaccactgtgccaggccacaAAATATGCTATTTGAAATTTATGTTCTGTCATtttaatatatcattaaaatatccATGGGTTTATTATTTGAAGGGGGTAAGTAATTTATATAATAAGATAATTTTATAGGTTTCTCCTATCCATCATTATGGAGGTAGTGCATTGTGTACTCCTTGGAGATCCTTAGTCCACgatagaatcatatcatttgaAGAAAATGTGGAAGCCTAAGTGGACACTTCGTGAGGTTCCTTCATTCTCATAGAAACAGAATTTAAATTAGTGCACTCATTAGTGGGAGCGAATGAGCCAATTTTCATGAGTGTTTGGTTTACAGCTGGAATTGACTGCCAGAGGGTAGCCTCGATGGAGCCTCTGGTTAGCCCATTCTCTCTCTCAAGTGGATGCAGAAGGTTGGGTTGTAATCAAAAGGtgacatgagaagaaaattacctctagataggaaagagaggtggaagagaaaaggagggagaaggggaattgcacagaagatggaaggagaccctcattattatacagattacatgtatgacgatgtgagggaaaaaagagaagtgtgtcacattagattgggtagagagaagggaggggatgggaagggaggggggataggaaggacagcagaataaaatagacactactattgctgtatgtatatggtgtgactatatgaccaatgtgattcagcaacctgtacactcagaaaaaagagtaattataccccatttgattcaaatgtatgatatgtaaagatcattgtactgtcatgtgtaactaattaaaacaaagaataataataaaaaaactcaaaaaggtGAGAATCAGTCCTGTAATCAATGTCTCCAGGAATTAAGTAGGATTCAGAATAACTTGCTATGTGCCAGCTGGGGATGGAAATAGAAGATGAAAAATACACAATTACAAATTTCTGGGATATCACTGTCTAGTGAAAGAGAGGGTTAGGACACAAATTGCTACAATACAACATATAAGTGCCATATGCAATGCATATCCCTGTATCTATCATTCCATAAATGTGTAAATCTATAATGAGGTGTAGGCATAAAGGAGCAGATGAACAATTCTGCTTAGAAGTCTCAGAGGAGAAAGTTGAGCTTGGTATTGAAAATTGAggaggaaaatgaatatgtccTGGTTCCCAAACATTCAGCATGGTGACTATGGTTAATAGTGATGtattggataataatgatcatcacattccactatcattaataactccatgccccctcccctccgctCCAaccccctctgccctatctagagtttgtctattcctcccatgttcccgctccctatcccactgtgaatcaactttcttatatcagagaaaacattcggcatttggtgtttcgggattgtctaacttcacttagcattatcttctctaactccattcatttacctgcaaatgccatgattttattctcttattgctgagtaatattccattgtgtatatatggcacattttttttaaccgttcatctattgaagggcatctaggttggctccacagtttagctattgtgaattgtgctgctataaacatttatgtggctgtatTCCTGTAGTGtgttattatccaaagtacaggtatgaaaacacgaattggtgtgaatatactgtgtatatagccagagatatgaaaattgtgctctatatgtgtaataagaattgtattgcattctgctgacatatctaaataaaaaataaattaaaaaaagataatataaagcaaagagaaaaaatagtgaTGTACTGTATCCTTGAAAATTTTCTGAGAGTGGATCTTATTTATTCCCACCAACAATAAAAGTAActatgtgaggtgatggatatggtAACTAGTTTGACTATGGTAATAATTTCATTATGTAGATACCTTTATCAAAACATCCCACTGCATACCttgaatatatacaatatttatttctgCATTATACTTCAATAGCtggggaaaaaagggaaatttgCATAGGAGGTTGCCATCTAGGTGTGAGAAGGCATTTCATGCCATGTGAACACTATTCAAAAGTGTGGAATACTGTACAATGGCAGGCTTAATCGATGAATTCTGAAGGTGTTCTTTTAGTGCATCCCAGCAATAGAGATCGGGTTGGAGGGGTAGGCAGAGGTCGTATTGATGTATTTGGTAGCTAGGACTAAAGCATTAATAGGTAATGGGACAAACATTAATGTGAGGGTaacatgaaaagattttttttctaacatcaCTTTTATGACAGTGTAGAGAGTGAATTTGGGGGGTCCAAAGGAAGAATGACTTCTGAGGCGCAGGTAAAACTACCTGCAAAATAGCAAGTTTATAATGGGGACGAATTGAAGATAAATTTTTTTGACTTAATGATTATTTCCATCAATAATAAAGAAGTGGTGGTGAAGTTAAGTTCAAGTTTACTGAGTTGTATGACTTAACCTTATATTAGATAAACGATCAAACTGAATTTCTGTTCACCTATCATTGATTTTATATCAGACATATACGAACATACTCTTATAAATGATGGCAAGTCTTGCAACTTGTGTCTTGCAAATCATAGTTTCAGAGCCATGATTGTTTCAAGAGGGCTTTGAATTTATTCTAAAAGCATTTGGAGATATTTTGGAACATTAACTAATAGgataattaaaaatatctcttagaacttcccagtaaaatcaacaTGTCACATTGTCAGAGTTCTTTTGATGAGACTTCAGGCTGAGTGATTTATAGAATGCTCCCTCTCATCTTCATTATCATTGGTGGTACACTTAACGAATGTTTTCTATATACAACCTTATTTATTCCTTACAATAATTCTATAGATCGAGAActaatatttccttctttcttcctttttttgggggggtagggggtgggggtggggtttgggtactggggattgaacccaggggtgcctaacctcTAAGTCACATACCCAgcctccttttaaatttatttttagacaggtcttgctaaattgtttagggcctcaataagtgaCTTAGAttggaacttgaaatcctcctgcctcagcctcctgagttgctggcattacaggcacgAAACACCATGTCCAgcatagtttattttatttttgagacagagttttgctatgttgccctgGCTGGGTTTAAACATGAtaccctccagcctcagcctcccatgtgaCTGGGATTACTAGCATGTGTCACCACATCCActttagaagttaaaaaataaaaaaggaaaatcttggagaagaaaaatgactATCAATTTGACAGCTTTCCTGTTATAGGAATTACATCCTTTTAGGTGCTGTGAAGAATAATATATTGGTCACAGTCATCCTTGTGCTCAGGTCAGCCTGTGCATCCTGATGGAACATGGGAACTCACCCAGGGAAGCAGTAACCCATAGATTTGAGATGATGTCACCTGCTGGgtatcaaggtttttttttttttttttgtaagatttGAACATTTCAAACTGATAATAAAAGCATGAAAGTTGTAAATATTAATGGAATAGCATGTAGTGTTATGATGCAAGTATATCATGTAACGTTTGCCTCACCACTAAAGTATTCTTTTTACAGTATAGATCTTACTATATCACACCTTGCTAAAACTCCAGGGCCTCCTTCTCACCAGTAGGAGAAAGCTTAAGCTCATTAACATGGTTATAAATCTTTTCCTCATTTGGCTCTTGTTTAGTCTTCAACTTTATCTTttcctcaactttattttttcctttccctcttttctattCTATGCTATTCTTGGAAACCACTGGAAGAAATCAAGCAGAGGAATGATAAGATGTTGTTTTCAACTGAGAAATATCACTCGAATTTCTATCTGGAGAACAgagtacttttttttccccccctgtgCTAGGCTATAcgataccactgagctacatctttagaCTGGAGAAAAGATTTAAGGAAGTAAGAGTAGGGAAAAAAAACCATTTAGGAGGATTTGTAGTAAATTAGGTGAAAACTAGTAGTATATTTGCCTACAATTTTAGCCATGCAGATGCTTCAATAttgataaatttgaatttattttgaaagaagagACAAATCCTTTGAGTGTGCATTGAGTATAATAGAATGATAATTTATAAAGCAAGTCAACTGGGAGTGAGAATTACAATTGGAAAATGAGCTTTTCCTGAAACCCTGATGAATTTTTATGGCCATAGTTAATAATCATAATTGTCATATATAATAGTATACAGTAATCATGCATCTCTGTTATATAAGGTATCTCTGTTGTATAAGTAGGTGGAATACATCAAATCTCAAATGAAAAGATATCAGCATGCTTTCTTCATAGCATTTATATGAATGAGGGCCATAAATGTTTTGGCTGTAAATGAAGGGTTTTATAAGTAAAACCTTCCCCATATTGATTCACATATTTTGTAAACTTAGGCCTTGAGTATCTTTGGGTTGGTAAAGATGTAGAATAATACTTGgaataagcaaaaatatttatctaGTTGTTCaacattttaacaaatgttttcaCCCACTATTCAATAAGCATGCATAggaatgaagttaaaaaaaatttaagacaatCAGCACGACTTGTTGAATACAAATGTGTCATATTTGCCAcaatattttaagacttttatGATCAGCTTGAGCAACAGAGATTTAATTTTTCCTTGGATTTATTTCCCCAAGCATTTGCACATAATCAGCACTGCCACGGTCCATGGTGCAGCCATTCTTCTTGGAGGATATAAGCCATGCATGGCACATAGTTATCTACTTCTGACATTGCCCACCTCTCTCAAGCTGCCAGCTCTGAGTTGCCCATATCATGCTGCCTGAAACTTTGTTGACTGCCCTGGctcttttgcttgtttttttttttttacttcccctTTGCAGCTCTTTTAGAGGGACTTTTGAGTACCTAGTTTAATGAGGCTTTTCTTACTACAGCCTTACCATTCCCCAAGAGTGTAAAAGACTGAGAATCTAGGGCAGTGTGAGGAGGGACAGAAAGGCTGTATTGGAAGGTGGTCATGCACACTCTTGATCTGTAGCTGTCCACTCTGTTACTAGGTCCTGCTGCTTAATGTGGCTTACCCTGCTTGATATTTTATGCTTAACATTcctaagctttttattttttattttgaggcagggtcttagggccttgttaagttgctgaggctggccttgaattcgtgatcctcctgagttggtggaattacaggtgtgtgccactgtacctggcaagaCTTTTTCTTAGATGTACCAAATTTCTCTCTTTGGATGCCTCAAGTTATAAGTCAGCTTTATATGTATCTAATCTCATTTGTTGATGATGAGAATTTTCTTTTCACAGGACTTCAAGTCTCTTTTCAAATCTTTGTAGCTGTGTCTCTATTTCAGTGTTCCTGAACAACTTTGGCAATCAAGACACTGTTCAGCTCTGGCAAAAAAAGCCTGTAGGAGTTTATGCAGCTGAGTTGAGATGTGTGCAGTATCAGGACAGAGGctcaataagaaaataagaaggcAAATCACTTATTACTAATTTGTTGAATAATATAAGACACAAACAGGAATGGAAGAGAGCCCCTTTGAGTTAATAAAATCTGGAATAATATCACTTTAGAGCATTGTATCAGGTCACTATATTAAAGTTATTTCTAACTGAATGGTGTGGTTATGGAATCTTTGGTTGATTAAAAACATGGCTAGGatagtttatatttctttctgtcaACAAGTGAAGTCTAATTCTCCAACTTAAATTTGTCTTGGTGTTGTCCCTTGCTTTGACCAGTGGAATATAGCGAAAGGGATGTTTTCTAAGTTCTAGAACTTTGGCAAAAGTTGCTTTGCAGCTTCCCCTTGTGCCCTCTTGTGGCATTCTCCATCGCCCTATATGGAAGCTTGGGCAAAACTACTGAATGACAGATGACTCCCTTGAAAGAGAGACCCAGTCTATAAGCTACACTAAGGTTGTCTTAAACCTGAGTGAGACCTTCTTTAACCTTCCAACCTAGTCAAACTGCCAGATGACTGATGCCATTGGGGAAGCCCACATGAGACCAGGGGAGGAACTACCCAGCCAAGCTTGGCCTGAATTTTAGACTCATGAGTAAGTAAAATGTTATTGATGTAAGCTACTTTGTTATACACCAATAGAAAATAGATACAGAGTATTGTTTATGAATGGCCCTTTCATTGACTTTCTGAATACTttttaggtaaataaataaaatataatcagatTTAAAcaattctgttgattttttttaacagaaaagacCTAAGCTATGAGAGGTTACACTGCTAGTGATTTCCTTTATCCTACCTCCACTAGCATTTTGAGTCCATCCCCTTTTGTTGCTCTGCTGACACCCTGTTC from Ictidomys tridecemlineatus isolate mIctTri1 chromosome 5, mIctTri1.hap1, whole genome shotgun sequence includes:
- the LOC101976943 gene encoding olfactory receptor 4F15, which translates into the protein MDGANLSVVSEFVFLGFSNSWEIQLLLFLFSFVFYLASLMGNFLILFSVTSDSNLHSPMYILLAKLSFLDLGGCSTVAPKMMYDIFRKHKAISFGGCIAQIFFIHAIGGTEMVLLIAMAFDRYVAICKPLHYLTIMSPRMCIIILVVAWILGLIHSVAQLAFVVDLPFCGPNVLDSFYCDLPQLIRLACTKTDSLEFMVTANSGFISVGSFFILIISYIFILVTVRKHSSGGLSKALSTLSAHVTVVILFFGPLIFFYTWPFPSSHVDKFLAILDAVLTPFLNPMIYTFRNKEMKAAMRKLFYQLVGYRKMS